A portion of the Homo sapiens chromosome 16, GRCh38.p14 Primary Assembly genome contains these proteins:
- the SETD6 gene encoding N-lysine methyltransferase SETD6 isoform X5 — MATQAKRPRVSGGRGVQPFPPRLTPSPFAEPSACAPSAPSRGSRAPLRSSPPPPKARSALAPRSPAVPSGLSGGRTWSLRALISGGGARGRRRPGSCGLLPELVPAGGAGAESQGGGQPAGHGGRLRHGGPGERAGRRAVVRGAAGRAPVAAHLLHRRPAGARASCAAEPVGLGATAAGAAPRAAGPGLTLEALLCALARAGPLGAPDVLVRALGGVGERLHRSLLQEVSPPLHQSYPVKCVKE; from the exons ATGGCGACCCAGGCGAAGCGTCCACGGGTGAGTGGCGGGCGCGGGGTCCAGCCTTTTCCTCCGCGCCTCACCCCTTCTCCGTTCGCAGAACCGTCCGCCTGCGCCCCCTCCGCTCCCTCCCGCGGGTCCCGCGCCCCTCTCCGCTCGTCCCCTCCTCCACCCAAAGCCCGTTCTGCGCTCGCGCCGCGGTCTCCTGCAGTTCCCAGCGGCCTCTCTGGGGGTCGGACCTGGTCACTGCGCGCACTTATCTCAGGTGGCGGGGCCCGTGGACGGCGGCGACCTGGATCCTGTGGCCTGCTTCCTGAGCTGGTGCCGGCGGGTGGGGCTGGAGCTGAGTCCCAAG GTGGCGGTCAGCCGGCAGGGCACGGTGGCCGGCTACGGCATGGTGGCCCGGGAGAGCGTGCAGGCCGGAGAGCTGTTGTTCGTGGTGCCGCGGGCCGCGCTCCTGTCGCAGCACACCTGCTCCATCGGCGGCCTGCTGGAGCGAG AGCGAGTTGCGCTGCAGAGCCAGTCGGGCTGGGTGCCACTGCTGCTGGCGCTGCTCCACGAGCTGCAGGCCCCGGCCTCACGCTGGAGGCCCTACTTTGCGCTCTGGCCCGAGCTGGGCCGCTTGGAGCACCCGATGTTCTGGTGAGAGCCTTGGGAGGGGTTGGGGAGCGCCTGCACCGTAGCCTGCTGCAAGAAGTTTCCCCGCCCCTGCACCAGTCCTACCCAGTAAAGTGTGTGAAGGAATGA
- the SETD6 gene encoding N-lysine methyltransferase SETD6 isoform b (isoform b is encoded by transcript variant 2) translates to MATQAKRPRVAGPVDGGDLDPVACFLSWCRRVGLELSPKVAVSRQGTVAGYGMVARESVQAGELLFVVPRAALLSQHTCSIGGLLERERVALQSQSGWVPLLLALLHELQAPASRWRPYFALWPELGRLEHPMFWPEEERRCLLQGTGVPEAVEKDLANIRSEYQSIVLPFMEAHPDLFSLRVRSLELYHQLVALVMAYSFQEPLEEEEDEKEPNSPVMVPAADILNHLANHNANLEYSANCLRMVATQPIPKGHEIFNTYGQMANWQLIHMYGFVEPYPDNTDDTADIQMVTVREAALQGTKTEAERHLVYERWDFLCKLEMVGEEGAFVIGREEVLTEEELTTTLKVLCMPAEEFRELKDQDGGGDDKREEGSLTITNIPKLKASWRQLLQNSVLLTLQTYATDLKTDQGLLSNKEVYAKLSWREQQALQVRYGQKMILHQLLELTS, encoded by the exons ATGGCGACCCAGGCGAAGCGTCCACGG GTGGCGGGGCCCGTGGACGGCGGCGACCTGGATCCTGTGGCCTGCTTCCTGAGCTGGTGCCGGCGGGTGGGGCTGGAGCTGAGTCCCAAG GTGGCGGTCAGCCGGCAGGGCACGGTGGCCGGCTACGGCATGGTGGCCCGGGAGAGCGTGCAGGCCGGAGAGCTGTTGTTCGTGGTGCCGCGGGCCGCGCTCCTGTCGCAGCACACCTGCTCCATCGGCGGCCTGCTGGAGCGAG AGCGAGTTGCGCTGCAGAGCCAGTCGGGCTGGGTGCCACTGCTGCTGGCGCTGCTCCACGAGCTGCAGGCCCCGGCCTCACGCTGGAGGCCCTACTTTGCGCTCTGGCCCGAGCTGGGCCGCTTGGAGCACCCGATGTTCTG GCCAGAGGAGGAGCGCCGGTGCCTGCTCCAGGGCACAGGCGTACCTGAGGCCGTGGAGAAGGATTTGGCCAACATCCGCAGCGAGTACCAGTCCATCGTGCTGCCCTTCATGGAAGCCCACCCCGATCTCTTCAGCCTCAGGGTTCGCTCCCTAGAACTCTACCACCAGCTGGTGGCCCTTGTGATGGCCTATAG CTTTCAGGAACcactggaggaagaagaggatgaaAAGGAGCCCAACTCCCCCGTGATGGTGCCTGCTGCAGACATACTAAACCACTTAGCCAATCACAACGCCAATCTAGAATACTCTGCG AATTGTCTTCGGATGGTAGCCACTCAGCCCATTCCTAAAGGCCATGAGATTTTCAACACTTATGGGCAAATGGCTAACTGGCAACTGATTCATATGTACGGTTTTGTTGAACCATATCCTGACAACACAGATGACACAGCTGACATTCAGATGGTGACAGTTCGTGAGGCAGCATTACAGG GAACAAAAACTGAAGCTGAAAGGCACCTAGTGTACGAGCGCTGGGATTTCCTATGCAAACTGGAGATGGTAGGGGAAGAGGGAGCCTTTGTGAtagggagggaggaggtgctgACTGAAGAGGAGCTGACCACCACACTAAAG GTACTGTGCATGCCTGCTGAGGAGTTCAGAGAGCTTAAAGACCAGGATGGAGGGGGAGATGATAAAAGGGAAGAGGGCAGCCTGACGATCACAAATATTCCCAAGCTCAAAGCATCGTGGAGACAGCTGCTTCAAAACAGTGTTCTACTGACTTTGCAGACCTATGCCACAGACTTAAAAACTGACCAAGGTTTACTCAGTAATAAGGAAGTCTATGCGAAACTCAGCTGGAGGGAACAGCAAGCCTTACAGGTTCGCTATGGTCAGAAGATGATCTTACATCAGTTGTTGGAGCTGACAAGTTAG
- the SETD6 gene encoding N-lysine methyltransferase SETD6 isoform a (isoform a is encoded by transcript variant 1), with protein MATQAKRPRVAGPVDGGDLDPVACFLSWCRRVGLELSPKVSERAGGRRTRGGARAALTSPPAQVAVSRQGTVAGYGMVARESVQAGELLFVVPRAALLSQHTCSIGGLLERERVALQSQSGWVPLLLALLHELQAPASRWRPYFALWPELGRLEHPMFWPEEERRCLLQGTGVPEAVEKDLANIRSEYQSIVLPFMEAHPDLFSLRVRSLELYHQLVALVMAYSFQEPLEEEEDEKEPNSPVMVPAADILNHLANHNANLEYSANCLRMVATQPIPKGHEIFNTYGQMANWQLIHMYGFVEPYPDNTDDTADIQMVTVREAALQGTKTEAERHLVYERWDFLCKLEMVGEEGAFVIGREEVLTEEELTTTLKVLCMPAEEFRELKDQDGGGDDKREEGSLTITNIPKLKASWRQLLQNSVLLTLQTYATDLKTDQGLLSNKEVYAKLSWREQQALQVRYGQKMILHQLLELTS; from the exons ATGGCGACCCAGGCGAAGCGTCCACGG GTGGCGGGGCCCGTGGACGGCGGCGACCTGGATCCTGTGGCCTGCTTCCTGAGCTGGTGCCGGCGGGTGGGGCTGGAGCTGAGTCCCAAGGTGAGCGAGCGAGCCGGCGGGCGGAGGACCCGCGGCGGGGCGCGGGCTGCCCTGACCAGCCCTCCTGCTCAGGTGGCGGTCAGCCGGCAGGGCACGGTGGCCGGCTACGGCATGGTGGCCCGGGAGAGCGTGCAGGCCGGAGAGCTGTTGTTCGTGGTGCCGCGGGCCGCGCTCCTGTCGCAGCACACCTGCTCCATCGGCGGCCTGCTGGAGCGAG AGCGAGTTGCGCTGCAGAGCCAGTCGGGCTGGGTGCCACTGCTGCTGGCGCTGCTCCACGAGCTGCAGGCCCCGGCCTCACGCTGGAGGCCCTACTTTGCGCTCTGGCCCGAGCTGGGCCGCTTGGAGCACCCGATGTTCTG GCCAGAGGAGGAGCGCCGGTGCCTGCTCCAGGGCACAGGCGTACCTGAGGCCGTGGAGAAGGATTTGGCCAACATCCGCAGCGAGTACCAGTCCATCGTGCTGCCCTTCATGGAAGCCCACCCCGATCTCTTCAGCCTCAGGGTTCGCTCCCTAGAACTCTACCACCAGCTGGTGGCCCTTGTGATGGCCTATAG CTTTCAGGAACcactggaggaagaagaggatgaaAAGGAGCCCAACTCCCCCGTGATGGTGCCTGCTGCAGACATACTAAACCACTTAGCCAATCACAACGCCAATCTAGAATACTCTGCG AATTGTCTTCGGATGGTAGCCACTCAGCCCATTCCTAAAGGCCATGAGATTTTCAACACTTATGGGCAAATGGCTAACTGGCAACTGATTCATATGTACGGTTTTGTTGAACCATATCCTGACAACACAGATGACACAGCTGACATTCAGATGGTGACAGTTCGTGAGGCAGCATTACAGG GAACAAAAACTGAAGCTGAAAGGCACCTAGTGTACGAGCGCTGGGATTTCCTATGCAAACTGGAGATGGTAGGGGAAGAGGGAGCCTTTGTGAtagggagggaggaggtgctgACTGAAGAGGAGCTGACCACCACACTAAAG GTACTGTGCATGCCTGCTGAGGAGTTCAGAGAGCTTAAAGACCAGGATGGAGGGGGAGATGATAAAAGGGAAGAGGGCAGCCTGACGATCACAAATATTCCCAAGCTCAAAGCATCGTGGAGACAGCTGCTTCAAAACAGTGTTCTACTGACTTTGCAGACCTATGCCACAGACTTAAAAACTGACCAAGGTTTACTCAGTAATAAGGAAGTCTATGCGAAACTCAGCTGGAGGGAACAGCAAGCCTTACAGGTTCGCTATGGTCAGAAGATGATCTTACATCAGTTGTTGGAGCTGACAAGTTAG
- the SETD6 gene encoding N-lysine methyltransferase SETD6 isoform X2 yields the protein MATQAKRPRVAGPVDGGDLDPVACFLSWCRRVGLELSPKVSERAGGRRTRGGARAALTSPPAQVAVSRQGTVAGYGMVARESVQAGELLFVVPRAALLSQHTCSIGGLLERERVALQSQSGWVPLLLALLHELQAPASRWRPYFALWPELGRLEHPMFWPEEERRCLLQGTGVPEAVEKDLANIRSEYQSIVLPFMEAHPDLFSLRVRSLELYHQLVALVMAYSFQEPLEEEEDEKEPNSPVMVPAADILNHLANHNANLEYSAEQKLKLKGT from the exons ATGGCGACCCAGGCGAAGCGTCCACGG GTGGCGGGGCCCGTGGACGGCGGCGACCTGGATCCTGTGGCCTGCTTCCTGAGCTGGTGCCGGCGGGTGGGGCTGGAGCTGAGTCCCAAGGTGAGCGAGCGAGCCGGCGGGCGGAGGACCCGCGGCGGGGCGCGGGCTGCCCTGACCAGCCCTCCTGCTCAGGTGGCGGTCAGCCGGCAGGGCACGGTGGCCGGCTACGGCATGGTGGCCCGGGAGAGCGTGCAGGCCGGAGAGCTGTTGTTCGTGGTGCCGCGGGCCGCGCTCCTGTCGCAGCACACCTGCTCCATCGGCGGCCTGCTGGAGCGAG AGCGAGTTGCGCTGCAGAGCCAGTCGGGCTGGGTGCCACTGCTGCTGGCGCTGCTCCACGAGCTGCAGGCCCCGGCCTCACGCTGGAGGCCCTACTTTGCGCTCTGGCCCGAGCTGGGCCGCTTGGAGCACCCGATGTTCTG GCCAGAGGAGGAGCGCCGGTGCCTGCTCCAGGGCACAGGCGTACCTGAGGCCGTGGAGAAGGATTTGGCCAACATCCGCAGCGAGTACCAGTCCATCGTGCTGCCCTTCATGGAAGCCCACCCCGATCTCTTCAGCCTCAGGGTTCGCTCCCTAGAACTCTACCACCAGCTGGTGGCCCTTGTGATGGCCTATAG CTTTCAGGAACcactggaggaagaagaggatgaaAAGGAGCCCAACTCCCCCGTGATGGTGCCTGCTGCAGACATACTAAACCACTTAGCCAATCACAACGCCAATCTAGAATACTCTGCG GAACAAAAACTGAAGCTGAAAGGCACCTAG
- the SETD6 gene encoding N-lysine methyltransferase SETD6 isoform X3, with amino-acid sequence MATQAKRPRVAGPVDGGDLDPVACFLSWCRRVGLELSPKVSERAGGRRTRGGARAALTSPPAQVAVSRQGTVAGYGMVARESVQAGELLFVVPRAALLSQHTCSIGGLLERERVALQSQSGWVPLLLALLHELQAPASRWRPYFALWPELGRLEHPMFWPEEERRCLLQGTGVPEAVEKDLANIRSEYQSIVLPFMEAHPDLFSLRVRSLELYHQLVALVMAYSFQEPLEEEEDEKEPNSPVMVPAADILNHLANHNANLEYSAMTQLTFRW; translated from the exons ATGGCGACCCAGGCGAAGCGTCCACGG GTGGCGGGGCCCGTGGACGGCGGCGACCTGGATCCTGTGGCCTGCTTCCTGAGCTGGTGCCGGCGGGTGGGGCTGGAGCTGAGTCCCAAGGTGAGCGAGCGAGCCGGCGGGCGGAGGACCCGCGGCGGGGCGCGGGCTGCCCTGACCAGCCCTCCTGCTCAGGTGGCGGTCAGCCGGCAGGGCACGGTGGCCGGCTACGGCATGGTGGCCCGGGAGAGCGTGCAGGCCGGAGAGCTGTTGTTCGTGGTGCCGCGGGCCGCGCTCCTGTCGCAGCACACCTGCTCCATCGGCGGCCTGCTGGAGCGAG AGCGAGTTGCGCTGCAGAGCCAGTCGGGCTGGGTGCCACTGCTGCTGGCGCTGCTCCACGAGCTGCAGGCCCCGGCCTCACGCTGGAGGCCCTACTTTGCGCTCTGGCCCGAGCTGGGCCGCTTGGAGCACCCGATGTTCTG GCCAGAGGAGGAGCGCCGGTGCCTGCTCCAGGGCACAGGCGTACCTGAGGCCGTGGAGAAGGATTTGGCCAACATCCGCAGCGAGTACCAGTCCATCGTGCTGCCCTTCATGGAAGCCCACCCCGATCTCTTCAGCCTCAGGGTTCGCTCCCTAGAACTCTACCACCAGCTGGTGGCCCTTGTGATGGCCTATAG CTTTCAGGAACcactggaggaagaagaggatgaaAAGGAGCCCAACTCCCCCGTGATGGTGCCTGCTGCAGACATACTAAACCACTTAGCCAATCACAACGCCAATCTAGAATACTCTGCG ATGACACAGCTGACATTCAGATGGTGA
- the SETD6 gene encoding N-lysine methyltransferase SETD6 isoform X1, producing MATQAKRPRVAGPVDGGDLDPVACFLSWCRRVGLELSPKVSERAGGRRTRGGARAALTSPPAQVAVSRQGTVAGYGMVARESVQAGELLFVVPRAALLSQHTCSIGGLLERERVALQSQSGWVPLLLALLHELQAPASRWRPYFALWPELGRLEHPMFWPEEERRCLLQGTGVPEAVEKDLANIRSEYQSIVLPFMEAHPDLFSLRVRSLELYHQLVALVMAYSFQEPLEEEEDEKEPNSPVMVPAADILNHLANHNANLEYSAAWPQLLPFTSELSSDGSHSAHS from the exons ATGGCGACCCAGGCGAAGCGTCCACGG GTGGCGGGGCCCGTGGACGGCGGCGACCTGGATCCTGTGGCCTGCTTCCTGAGCTGGTGCCGGCGGGTGGGGCTGGAGCTGAGTCCCAAGGTGAGCGAGCGAGCCGGCGGGCGGAGGACCCGCGGCGGGGCGCGGGCTGCCCTGACCAGCCCTCCTGCTCAGGTGGCGGTCAGCCGGCAGGGCACGGTGGCCGGCTACGGCATGGTGGCCCGGGAGAGCGTGCAGGCCGGAGAGCTGTTGTTCGTGGTGCCGCGGGCCGCGCTCCTGTCGCAGCACACCTGCTCCATCGGCGGCCTGCTGGAGCGAG AGCGAGTTGCGCTGCAGAGCCAGTCGGGCTGGGTGCCACTGCTGCTGGCGCTGCTCCACGAGCTGCAGGCCCCGGCCTCACGCTGGAGGCCCTACTTTGCGCTCTGGCCCGAGCTGGGCCGCTTGGAGCACCCGATGTTCTG GCCAGAGGAGGAGCGCCGGTGCCTGCTCCAGGGCACAGGCGTACCTGAGGCCGTGGAGAAGGATTTGGCCAACATCCGCAGCGAGTACCAGTCCATCGTGCTGCCCTTCATGGAAGCCCACCCCGATCTCTTCAGCCTCAGGGTTCGCTCCCTAGAACTCTACCACCAGCTGGTGGCCCTTGTGATGGCCTATAG CTTTCAGGAACcactggaggaagaagaggatgaaAAGGAGCCCAACTCCCCCGTGATGGTGCCTGCTGCAGACATACTAAACCACTTAGCCAATCACAACGCCAATCTAGAATACTCTGCG GCATGGCCCCAGCTTCTCCCTTTCACCTCAGAATTGTCTTCGGATGGTAGCCACTCAGCCCATTCCTAA
- the SETD6 gene encoding N-lysine methyltransferase SETD6 isoform X4, whose protein sequence is MATQAKRPRVAGPVDGGDLDPVACFLSWCRRVGLELSPKVSERAGGRRTRGGARAALTSPPAQVAVSRQGTVAGYGMVARESVQAGELLFVVPRAALLSQHTCSIGGLLERERVALQSQSGWVPLLLALLHELQAPASRWRPYFALWPELGRLEHPMFWPEEERRCLLQGTGVPEAVEKDLANIRSEYQSIVLPFMEAHPDLFSLRVRSLELYHQLVALVMAYSFQEPLEEEEDEKEPNSPVMVPAADILNHLANHNANLEYSAFRV, encoded by the exons ATGGCGACCCAGGCGAAGCGTCCACGG GTGGCGGGGCCCGTGGACGGCGGCGACCTGGATCCTGTGGCCTGCTTCCTGAGCTGGTGCCGGCGGGTGGGGCTGGAGCTGAGTCCCAAGGTGAGCGAGCGAGCCGGCGGGCGGAGGACCCGCGGCGGGGCGCGGGCTGCCCTGACCAGCCCTCCTGCTCAGGTGGCGGTCAGCCGGCAGGGCACGGTGGCCGGCTACGGCATGGTGGCCCGGGAGAGCGTGCAGGCCGGAGAGCTGTTGTTCGTGGTGCCGCGGGCCGCGCTCCTGTCGCAGCACACCTGCTCCATCGGCGGCCTGCTGGAGCGAG AGCGAGTTGCGCTGCAGAGCCAGTCGGGCTGGGTGCCACTGCTGCTGGCGCTGCTCCACGAGCTGCAGGCCCCGGCCTCACGCTGGAGGCCCTACTTTGCGCTCTGGCCCGAGCTGGGCCGCTTGGAGCACCCGATGTTCTG GCCAGAGGAGGAGCGCCGGTGCCTGCTCCAGGGCACAGGCGTACCTGAGGCCGTGGAGAAGGATTTGGCCAACATCCGCAGCGAGTACCAGTCCATCGTGCTGCCCTTCATGGAAGCCCACCCCGATCTCTTCAGCCTCAGGGTTCGCTCCCTAGAACTCTACCACCAGCTGGTGGCCCTTGTGATGGCCTATAG CTTTCAGGAACcactggaggaagaagaggatgaaAAGGAGCCCAACTCCCCCGTGATGGTGCCTGCTGCAGACATACTAAACCACTTAGCCAATCACAACGCCAATCTAGAATACTCTGCG TTTAGGGTCTAA